The window CCAACTCCGAGTCTCCTTGACTGCTGTACTGCAGCGGTGACCGCTGTATTTCTTCTACAAGTTGGGCCATCTCGGGACTGGTCAGCGCCTGCATGGGACTCACCCGTTTGGAGCGCGAATGGTGGATGAAGCCGCGGATCAGGCGTACAACGtacgagggcggcgcaacGCCCTCATGCGGCGTTTgttctccctcttcttcggaTAGGATGTCATTACTCGAGACACACCACAGATCGAGTAAAACTGACCCGAGGCTCGTGACATCAGTCTCCATGGTCGCGGATGGGCATCTTTTAGCCGCGCGAGTcttcccgctcgcctccttcatGCAACTGAAATCGGCGAGAAACAGACGCCCATCCCTCATCACCAAAAAATTTTGTGCTTGGACATTGCCGTGCACGACTCCTTGACTTTGGAGGTTGGCCACCAGCCGTATTAGTTGATGCGTCAGTTGCAGGCGGGCAGATAAAGCGAAATCGCCATACCGGAAGAAAAGGCGATACAGTGCATCCGTGACTGTCTTCAGGTCCGTATACGCTCTGGGCATCAACATGAATGCATTCCCAAGCAAGGCCTGCGAGCCCTGGAGAGCGACAGTGAACGTATTCCTGTTAGGAAACTCCATCACATCGCTGGCGACCAAGAATCGAAGACGGTCTTGAGCTTCACTGGGGTCCTTGATTGTGCTGAACATCTCACTTGAGCGACCCTCCCTCATCACATCCTTTTGTGATATCTCAAAAGGTGGGCTGCGTGCCACAGGTGCTTTAACGGCGAACGCCTCTCCCGTGTCCTCGTCGGATGCCGTGAACACCATACTGGAGCCTCCTTCTCCGAACACTGGACcccggcggagccgccgtgTCGCGCGCGTCAACACCGACACCAGTTCCACAACAGTATCCTGTGGCCACAACGTTTCTCCAAGCAAATTGTCCAAATTGGTGTACGCTTGCACGGGGCGTTCGTCTTCCTGGATGACGTCCGATATCTTCGTCAAAAGGTGCTCGGCAATGGCATCTCCTGGTTCTACGCCACGAAACAGCGCCGGGTTGGATTCGAGGTCTTGCCCCAGTCCTCCGACTCCCTCCTCAGCGGCAGAGTCACGTCCCTGTAACCGGGGTCTTCTGAACCGCCCAAACACCCGGGACATGATCCGAGAGGCATGGCGCCCAATAAATCTCCTGG is drawn from Besnoitia besnoiti strain Bb-Ger1 chromosome VI, whole genome shotgun sequence and contains these coding sequences:
- a CDS encoding rhoptry protein ROP4 (encoded by transcript BESB_065400), with translation MASRLLWLAALGTVFGLHQGVSLQVVRNVNLHFSQLQGSELTSRSQHVTARSATPLEDDTDAGTSLIEYSHFDGAPATEPSQRPSLFSRIRRRLGLGTRKSRATRAASESQPRARASYAARLLQHLRRARRFIGRHASRIMSRVFGRFRRPRLQGRDSAAEEGVGGLGQDLESNPALFRGVEPGDAIAEHLLTKISDVIQEDERPVQAYTNLDNLLGETLWPQDTVVELVSVLTRATRRLRRGPVFGEGGSSMVFTASDEDTGEAFAVKAPVARSPPFEISQKDVMREGRSSEMFSTIKDPSEAQDRLRFLVASDVMEFPNRNTFTVALQGSQALLGNAFMLMPRAYTDLKTVTDALYRLFFRYGDFALSARLQLTHQLIRLVANLQSQGVVHGNVQAQNFLVMRDGRLFLADFSCMKEASGKTRAAKRCPSATMETDVTSLGSVLLDLWCVSSNDILSEEEGEQTPHEGVAPPSYVVRLIRGFIHHSRSKRVSPMQALTSPEMAQLVEEIQRSPLQYSSQGDSELAEGPPSGDGAGAAGQAASAEDAATSEPLGDTSGDDSDAPTTAAGTAGDIGGASDSQP